One Sediminibacillus dalangtanensis genomic region harbors:
- the gerQ gene encoding spore coat protein GerQ, translated as MSKDKRQMPSGTQGSSSAGYPSQGQQSYGYGQTPGYYYPQQMMPGAQQGYYPGMQGMPQQQMQQPQQMPQQQPQQQQTAGASDIPGMLPTEQSYIENILRLNRGKRATVYMTFENNDRWNAMIFKGIIEAAGRDHLILSDPETNRRYLLLMVYLDYITFPEEINYTYPYGGGSGQTATYQPRR; from the coding sequence ATGAGTAAGGATAAAAGACAGATGCCTTCTGGAACACAAGGAAGCAGCAGTGCCGGTTATCCGTCACAGGGACAACAAAGTTATGGATACGGTCAGACACCAGGGTATTATTATCCGCAGCAAATGATGCCGGGCGCCCAGCAAGGATATTATCCAGGGATGCAGGGAATGCCTCAGCAACAAATGCAGCAACCACAGCAGATGCCTCAGCAACAGCCTCAGCAACAGCAAACGGCAGGCGCGTCTGATATTCCCGGCATGCTGCCAACTGAGCAGTCTTACATCGAAAATATATTACGACTCAATCGCGGCAAAAGGGCTACCGTTTATATGACATTCGAGAATAACGATCGTTGGAATGCCATGATATTCAAGGGCATCATTGAAGCTGCAGGAAGAGACCATTTAATACTTAGCGACCCGGAAACGAACCGCCGGTATTTGCTGCTCATGGTTTATTTGGATTATATTACCTTTCCGGAAGAAATCAATTATACCTATCCGTACGGCGGAGGCTCCGGCCAGACAGCTACTTACCAACCACGGCGCTGA
- a CDS encoding DUF423 domain-containing protein, whose product MKLFLILGIINGFLAVALGAFGAHGLEGKISEKALATWEKAVNYQMFHTMALLITGLLASRFQAASLSTAGWLFFVGIVLFSGSLYVYATTSIKFFAMVTPFGGLAFLAGWIALGYAAIKLV is encoded by the coding sequence ATGAAATTGTTTCTGATTTTAGGCATTATCAATGGGTTTCTTGCAGTGGCACTGGGAGCCTTCGGAGCTCACGGACTGGAAGGGAAGATTTCCGAAAAAGCTTTGGCCACATGGGAGAAGGCTGTTAATTATCAAATGTTCCATACGATGGCGCTGCTCATAACCGGGCTGCTGGCCAGCCGCTTCCAGGCGGCAAGTCTGTCCACAGCTGGATGGTTATTCTTTGTCGGTATCGTGTTGTTCTCGGGAAGTTTATATGTTTATGCAACGACAAGCATCAAATTTTTTGCCATGGTTACGCCGTTTGGCGGGTTGGCTTTCCTGGCGGGCTGGATTGCCCTGGGATATGCTGCGATTAAATTAGTATGA
- a CDS encoding YwdI family protein: MAISNQTVLTKMMSELQEALEKKDETAAIREHVRSVRLLCDLMLEEDNAAAGTEPEQELMKMMGDMHAGSHAGPSKVKSTGKQTIDHEEANGNSIFDF; the protein is encoded by the coding sequence ATGGCAATTTCCAATCAAACCGTCTTGACCAAAATGATGAGTGAATTGCAGGAAGCTCTGGAGAAAAAGGACGAAACCGCAGCAATAAGGGAGCATGTCCGGTCTGTTCGTCTGTTATGCGATTTAATGCTGGAAGAAGACAATGCTGCAGCAGGGACGGAACCGGAACAGGAATTGATGAAAATGATGGGCGATATGCATGCTGGTAGTCATGCTGGTCCATCAAAAGTCAAGTCTACCGGCAAGCAAACAATCGATCATGAAGAAGCGAACGGCAATTCGATTTTTGACTTTTAA
- a CDS encoding sodium-dependent transporter, translated as MNSTRESWASKLGFMLAAMGSAVGLGNIWRFSYVAGENGGGAFLILYLASILIVGIPLLLAEVSIGRKAKSDVVGSYRTLAPKKPWYLAGFLGVFGALLILGFYSVVAGWSMYYFWNYLSGYFFTVPEQGYGGAFETFTSSTAQPLMWHGIFMVLTIAIVLTGVKKGIELANKIFMPALAVLLIILAIFSLSLDGAMEGLRFLFQPDWSVLSNPSVYIAALGQAFFSLSLGVGVMMTYGSYLGDHHKLPGATVGIGLMDTFFAVISGIVIFPAVFAFGIEPDSGPVLVFITLPDIFSQIPFGGMVGILFFLSLTLAAVSSSVSLLEVPVAYLMRSVKWSRRQASIITGIIIFLLGIGASLGMGAWSGFTPIGQLNIMDSMDYIASNIFLPIGGLVMALFVGWYFSRREALTAADLQHQVVGSWWYVIVKYLAPVIILLIFLNALGIL; from the coding sequence ATGAATTCCACAAGGGAAAGCTGGGCATCGAAACTCGGTTTTATGCTTGCAGCGATGGGTTCTGCTGTCGGACTGGGCAACATTTGGCGTTTCTCTTATGTAGCCGGCGAAAATGGCGGCGGAGCCTTTTTGATTTTGTACCTTGCGAGTATTTTAATTGTCGGGATACCATTATTGCTCGCCGAGGTCAGCATCGGCCGCAAGGCTAAAAGTGACGTAGTGGGATCTTATCGGACGCTCGCTCCCAAAAAACCTTGGTATCTAGCTGGGTTTCTAGGAGTCTTTGGAGCGCTGTTGATTCTAGGATTTTACAGCGTGGTAGCAGGCTGGTCTATGTATTATTTTTGGAATTATCTATCAGGTTATTTTTTTACGGTACCAGAGCAAGGTTATGGTGGTGCCTTCGAGACGTTTACCTCTTCCACTGCACAGCCGTTGATGTGGCATGGTATTTTTATGGTGCTGACCATTGCGATTGTATTGACAGGGGTCAAAAAAGGTATCGAACTTGCCAACAAGATCTTTATGCCGGCATTGGCTGTTCTTTTAATTATCCTTGCCATCTTTAGCTTGTCGCTGGATGGTGCGATGGAAGGATTGCGCTTTTTGTTCCAGCCTGATTGGAGTGTGCTCAGCAATCCATCTGTTTATATTGCTGCCCTCGGACAGGCCTTTTTCTCCTTGAGTCTCGGAGTAGGAGTCATGATGACGTATGGAAGCTATCTTGGGGATCACCATAAGCTGCCGGGGGCAACAGTCGGCATCGGTTTGATGGATACCTTTTTCGCTGTTATTTCCGGAATCGTTATCTTCCCGGCGGTATTTGCGTTTGGTATTGAACCAGACTCAGGTCCTGTCCTTGTATTTATCACGCTTCCGGATATATTCAGCCAAATTCCGTTTGGCGGGATGGTAGGAATCTTGTTTTTCTTGTCATTAACCCTTGCCGCGGTCTCTTCATCTGTTTCTTTACTGGAGGTACCGGTAGCCTATTTGATGCGTTCCGTAAAATGGAGCCGTAGACAAGCCTCGATCATTACTGGCATTATTATCTTTCTATTGGGAATCGGCGCTTCCCTGGGAATGGGAGCTTGGTCTGGATTCACGCCAATCGGCCAGCTTAACATCATGGATTCCATGGATTATATAGCGTCCAATATTTTTCTCCCGATCGGCGGCCTGGTGATGGCGCTGTTCGTCGGGTGGTATTTCAGCAGAAGAGAAGCGTTGACTGCCGCTGACCTGCAGCATCAGGTGGTGGGCAGCTGGTGGTACGTAATTGTGAAATACCTGGCACCGGTCATCATTTTGCTGATTTTCCTGAATGCCCTCGGTATTTTGTAG
- a CDS encoding YwaF family protein codes for MGTWFDVSSTDMFQPFSTSHLLMLAAYACGVLVMIILRKKLQQKHAHAIIRWLLFLLLLSSELSYQGWAIHHGVWRFPDHMPLHLCGIASITAMLALIFQNKPFIRLTYFLAVVPAMLALITPDLPYGPEHFRFWKFFLHHIAISWSGIFLVLSIPIRITLASMLRAFLFLVSYALVVGMLINPLAGANYLYLARPAADTLLNHFGSGIMYYINLIVAAFVAFILLYGIAKSFPENK; via the coding sequence ATGGGAACGTGGTTCGATGTGTCTTCAACCGATATGTTTCAACCATTTTCAACCAGCCACTTGCTTATGCTGGCCGCCTATGCCTGCGGAGTACTGGTCATGATCATTCTGCGCAAAAAGTTGCAGCAAAAGCATGCCCATGCAATCATCCGCTGGCTTTTGTTCCTTCTGCTGCTTTCCAGTGAGCTATCTTATCAGGGATGGGCCATTCACCATGGAGTTTGGCGCTTCCCGGATCACATGCCCCTCCACCTTTGTGGAATAGCGTCCATCACAGCGATGCTGGCGCTAATCTTCCAGAATAAACCGTTCATACGGCTTACTTATTTTCTTGCGGTCGTTCCAGCCATGCTGGCGTTGATCACGCCGGATTTACCTTACGGGCCGGAACACTTTCGTTTCTGGAAGTTTTTCCTCCATCATATCGCCATTTCCTGGTCAGGAATTTTTCTGGTTCTTTCCATCCCTATCCGGATCACCTTGGCATCGATGCTGCGGGCGTTTTTGTTTCTGGTAAGTTATGCGCTTGTAGTAGGAATGCTTATCAACCCCCTGGCAGGAGCAAACTATTTATATCTGGCTAGACCTGCGGCTGATACCCTGCTCAATCATTTCGGCAGCGGGATTATGTATTATATTAATCTAATCGTGGCTGCATTTGTTGCCTTCATCCTTTTGTATGGCATAGCAAAGTCGTTCCCCGAGAATAAATAA
- a CDS encoding cytochrome c oxidase subunit 3, whose amino-acid sequence MSKQAQALFLDKKMGFFIYLFVEGVMFAVLFATYIVYTPSHSGPKPEDVYSVPTVFLASLCLFSSSATLFLAEKGWSSRSMPFIRGGMAGTFFLGASFLLLEINEYYNYATEGYTFTANNFLSSFYILTGLHAAHVLFGLLWMMVLFLQSFRPLPSALYREKQKIFHYYWHFVDVVWLFILCVVYIPYIV is encoded by the coding sequence ATGAGTAAACAGGCTCAAGCATTATTTTTGGATAAAAAGATGGGATTTTTTATTTACCTCTTCGTAGAAGGTGTTATGTTTGCTGTTTTATTTGCCACGTATATCGTGTATACACCTTCTCACTCCGGACCAAAGCCGGAGGATGTCTATTCCGTTCCGACGGTATTTCTGGCCTCGTTATGCTTGTTTTCAAGCAGTGCAACGCTGTTTTTGGCGGAAAAGGGATGGAGCAGCAGGAGTATGCCTTTCATCAGGGGTGGAATGGCGGGCACGTTTTTCCTTGGAGCAAGCTTCCTCCTTTTGGAAATCAATGAATACTACAACTATGCGACGGAGGGATATACCTTTACAGCAAATAACTTTTTATCCTCCTTTTATATCCTGACCGGCCTGCATGCCGCCCATGTATTGTTCGGTTTGTTATGGATGATGGTATTATTCCTGCAATCCTTTCGACCCCTGCCATCCGCACTTTATCGGGAAAAGCAGAAAATTTTTCACTATTATTGGCATTTCGTAGATGTGGTATGGTTGTTCATATTGTGTGTGGTGTACATACCATATATAGTGTAA
- a CDS encoding cytochrome c oxidase subunit I, giving the protein MTLPIWDNVLYMPGDIIAAWILMVLLGPILALWLFKTKKWPIVWEYMRTTNHRKIGTMYVLFGFLFFLRGGVDALLMRTQLAVPENNFWLFQGEKYNEVFSTHGTMMIFFAAMPLLIGLMNIAVPLQIGARDLAFPFLNAVSFWMFLAGGMLFNMAFFLDSSPNAGWTAYTPLSTDTYTQTAGNDYYTFALQISGLGTTLTAINMIVTILRHRAPGMKLNRMPLFPWATLVTSFLILVAFPVLTIALFLLMFDRLFDTSFFSGEAGNPVYWQHLFWIFGHPEVYILALPAFGIFSDVISTFSRKKVFGYTAMVLSLCLIGFLGFMVWAHHMFTVGLGPMANIFFAITTMMIAIPTGIKVFNWLFTMRNGVVRFTVPMLFALAFIPTFVMGGVTGVMLSVAAADMQFHDTHFVVAHFHYTIIGSTILGVFAGIYYWYPKITGKLLDRRLGLWHLGLFITGFHLTFFIMHITGLNGMPRRTYTYQWGENLFVFNFISTIGAFLMGAGMAVFVWNILRTWRSGNHAEADPWQGRTLEWTVPSPSPEHPFTQIPVVDQRDAFWYAKQEERHLSIEKQARPAPIALKTLQPLCIGVILWLLSLAMIYHWWMLAALSGVLVLAMFLLRTWRDERIKAIGKEEVTDE; this is encoded by the coding sequence ATGACATTGCCTATTTGGGATAACGTATTATACATGCCTGGAGATATAATAGCTGCCTGGATACTGATGGTGCTGTTGGGACCAATCCTCGCATTATGGTTGTTCAAAACAAAAAAATGGCCGATCGTTTGGGAATATATGCGAACAACCAATCACCGCAAAATCGGCACGATGTATGTGTTGTTCGGTTTTCTGTTTTTTCTGAGGGGTGGAGTAGATGCTCTGTTAATGCGCACCCAACTGGCTGTTCCGGAAAACAACTTCTGGTTGTTTCAAGGAGAAAAATACAATGAAGTTTTTTCGACACATGGCACCATGATGATTTTTTTTGCAGCAATGCCGCTGTTGATCGGGTTGATGAATATTGCGGTTCCTTTGCAAATTGGAGCCCGGGATTTGGCGTTTCCATTTCTTAACGCCGTAAGTTTCTGGATGTTCTTGGCCGGAGGCATGCTGTTCAACATGGCTTTTTTCCTGGACAGTTCTCCAAATGCTGGCTGGACTGCCTACACCCCTTTATCGACCGATACTTATACACAGACAGCAGGTAATGATTATTATACATTTGCCCTGCAAATTTCCGGGCTGGGGACTACATTGACAGCAATCAATATGATCGTTACCATTTTGCGCCATCGAGCACCTGGAATGAAACTGAACCGGATGCCGTTGTTCCCATGGGCGACGCTGGTAACGTCCTTCTTGATTTTAGTCGCTTTTCCGGTATTGACCATCGCCTTGTTTTTATTGATGTTTGACCGCCTGTTTGATACGTCTTTTTTCTCAGGAGAGGCTGGGAATCCGGTGTACTGGCAGCACTTGTTCTGGATTTTTGGTCATCCGGAGGTGTATATTTTGGCCTTGCCTGCATTCGGCATCTTTTCTGATGTCATCTCCACTTTTTCACGAAAAAAAGTGTTCGGTTACACCGCGATGGTGCTGTCGCTCTGTCTGATTGGGTTTCTTGGGTTTATGGTTTGGGCGCACCATATGTTCACGGTAGGGCTCGGTCCGATGGCAAATATCTTCTTTGCAATCACCACCATGATGATCGCCATTCCTACTGGTATCAAAGTGTTCAACTGGCTGTTTACCATGCGGAATGGTGTGGTTCGTTTCACGGTGCCTATGTTGTTTGCTCTTGCTTTTATTCCTACTTTTGTGATGGGCGGAGTCACCGGGGTCATGCTGTCCGTCGCGGCAGCAGATATGCAGTTTCATGATACACACTTCGTCGTCGCCCACTTTCACTATACGATTATCGGTTCCACGATATTGGGAGTTTTTGCTGGCATCTATTACTGGTACCCAAAAATAACCGGCAAATTGCTAGATCGGCGTCTCGGATTATGGCATTTGGGTTTGTTCATTACCGGTTTTCATTTAACGTTTTTCATTATGCATATCACTGGATTGAATGGAATGCCAAGACGGACGTACACCTATCAGTGGGGCGAAAACTTATTTGTATTTAACTTTATCAGCACAATCGGGGCATTTCTTATGGGAGCAGGAATGGCTGTGTTCGTCTGGAATATCCTCCGCACTTGGCGATCCGGGAACCATGCAGAAGCAGATCCGTGGCAGGGACGGACATTGGAATGGACGGTGCCGTCTCCCTCTCCGGAGCATCCGTTTACTCAAATACCCGTGGTAGACCAGCGGGATGCCTTCTGGTATGCCAAGCAGGAGGAAAGGCATCTTTCGATCGAAAAACAAGCCCGGCCGGCCCCGATAGCCCTCAAAACCCTCCAGCCGTTATGCATAGGTGTGATACTCTGGCTGTTATCGCTGGCCATGATTTATCATTGGTGGATGCTGGCAGCCTTGAGCGGCGTTCTGGTATTGGCTATGTTCTTGCTGCGGACGTGGCGGGATGAACGTATAAAAGCAATAGGGAAGGAGGAGGTTACCGATGAGTAA
- the coxB gene encoding cytochrome c oxidase subunit II has protein sequence MKKAWVVLLLLLNGCQIRTLNPHSQVAEDQAMLIYLSFAIMIVVMAVVFILLFRFAWKYKQTAKNKNDVPEEINSNKRLEITWTLFPVLLLAILAVPTILVTYQVSPKSTSEAEGEATDEAAIHIQVTAERFDWTFTYENGRQSDRLVLPVNKQAVLHLQSEDVIHSFWVPELGGKQDVIPGKEILFKVTPEKTGTFLGKCAEFCGVNHSLMRFDTNVLQEQAYRTWLQEE, from the coding sequence ATGAAAAAAGCTTGGGTCGTATTGCTTCTCTTATTAAACGGTTGCCAAATCAGGACGTTGAATCCGCACAGCCAGGTCGCTGAAGATCAGGCGATGTTAATTTATTTGAGCTTTGCCATCATGATTGTGGTCATGGCGGTAGTTTTTATACTTTTGTTCCGCTTTGCCTGGAAATATAAACAGACAGCGAAAAACAAAAATGATGTCCCGGAGGAAATCAACAGCAATAAGCGGTTGGAAATTACCTGGACACTGTTTCCTGTTCTGCTGTTGGCCATTCTGGCAGTTCCTACTATTTTGGTCACCTACCAGGTTTCCCCAAAATCGACAAGTGAAGCAGAAGGTGAGGCTACGGACGAAGCGGCAATTCATATACAGGTGACAGCGGAACGATTTGATTGGACATTCACCTATGAAAATGGCAGACAGTCTGATCGACTGGTTTTGCCAGTAAATAAGCAAGCTGTCCTTCACTTGCAATCGGAGGATGTCATCCACTCCTTTTGGGTTCCGGAACTTGGCGGCAAACAGGATGTCATCCCTGGAAAAGAAATTTTGTTTAAAGTGACACCGGAGAAAACCGGAACATTCCTTGGAAAATGTGCAGAATTTTGCGGAGTGAACCATTCGCTGATGAGATTTGACACCAACGTATTGCAAGAACAAGCTTACCGAACTTGGCTGCAGGAAGAATGA
- a CDS encoding STAS domain-containing protein → MEQIQQLAYFQKHLQENVQQLTDSLLQKLFESFPDTFQNHTENDHELSYQFLHDLISTIADLLPDNEASNQEAVKWGQKTGHLLVERNNSLSDSLAKLSVHKRVLWSFVEEIAAEDQYHEALETMTRIDQLYNHIIHGVSVTLKEEDERKLSSFEEKYLKASTPIVPIMDQVAILPVIGEIDEKRAEILLEETTQKASKLSIDWLVIDLSGVVTVNDLFVSYLYKLLDLLKLLGISPILTGIKPEMSMRAMELGLFKDKGVITKSHLKQAVEMLHHQQS, encoded by the coding sequence TTGGAACAAATCCAACAGCTCGCTTATTTTCAAAAGCACCTGCAGGAAAACGTCCAGCAGCTGACCGATTCACTGCTCCAAAAGTTGTTTGAAAGCTTTCCGGACACTTTCCAGAACCATACAGAAAACGACCATGAGCTGTCTTATCAATTCCTGCATGACTTGATTTCAACGATTGCTGATCTACTGCCGGATAATGAAGCTTCCAATCAAGAAGCTGTAAAATGGGGCCAGAAAACCGGCCATTTGTTGGTTGAACGAAATAACAGTTTATCCGACTCGTTGGCCAAATTGAGTGTACATAAACGAGTTCTCTGGTCTTTCGTGGAAGAAATTGCTGCAGAAGATCAGTATCATGAAGCCCTGGAAACCATGACCAGAATTGACCAATTGTATAATCATATCATCCACGGGGTAAGCGTTACCCTAAAGGAAGAGGATGAACGAAAGCTGAGCAGTTTTGAAGAAAAATATCTAAAAGCCTCAACGCCGATTGTCCCGATTATGGACCAGGTAGCCATACTGCCAGTGATTGGAGAAATAGATGAAAAGCGGGCGGAAATCCTTCTGGAGGAGACCACCCAAAAGGCCAGCAAACTGTCCATTGACTGGTTGGTTATCGACTTATCCGGCGTTGTTACAGTAAACGATTTGTTTGTCAGTTATTTATATAAGTTGCTGGATTTATTAAAACTACTCGGTATTTCGCCAATCCTGACCGGTATTAAACCGGAAATGAGTATGAGGGCGATGGAGCTAGGTTTGTTCAAGGACAAAGGAGTCATTACGAAATCACATTTGAAGCAGGCCGTTGAAATGCTCCACCACCAGCAAAGCTGA
- a CDS encoding phasin family protein — MSDLLKRGFLLGLGAAMLGKESLKKKLDEMVANDELTVKQAREMLRKFTERGESKAAEWSEQQADQKKKIIDELGIATKEELKELEVRLQQLENIHYKENGQ; from the coding sequence ATGAGTGATTTGCTGAAGAGGGGATTTTTGCTTGGATTGGGAGCTGCTATGCTTGGCAAAGAAAGCTTAAAGAAGAAGTTGGATGAAATGGTGGCGAACGATGAATTGACGGTGAAACAAGCAAGAGAAATGCTGCGAAAATTCACCGAAAGAGGGGAATCGAAAGCGGCGGAATGGAGTGAACAGCAGGCTGATCAGAAAAAGAAAATCATTGATGAATTGGGAATCGCCACAAAAGAGGAATTGAAGGAACTGGAGGTAAGACTTCAACAACTGGAAAATATCCATTACAAAGAGAACGGACAATAG
- a CDS encoding ABC1 kinase family protein encodes MKYNTLYRIYSIVFMTMKFLLQIYGFQFIHRVWDRETIKKWERLLAGQAREYRKKALELGGLMIKFGQFLSMRRDLLPAAFIKELEGLTDKVKSIPFKYSRQTLEEEWQTNLEEHLAELDRYPVASASIGEVYKARLHNGSPVAVKVRRHRVEEVFHKDFRALRIVFWLLSQFTVYGKKADLQKLYKEIVSVMSQELDFEQELKYANYFKTRFQKNENIHIPEYYDDLCTGRVLVMEWVEGEKIDNISFMQEHGIDRKQAAKTLFDFYIDQFINPGLFHADPHVGNILIQQDGTIAILDFGMAGEIRKEDTKQLRSVVQGVILDDYDRVVHALLEMDFLLENHDTEKIKKLLKKTLDIYQEQAGQRMQGELLEQIMEDLQVLVKEQPIQLPADYAFLGRAASILLGVLLSIYPEMDIVKWARPVVKQWASGENGKGSIYTEVFKESARPLLSLPRELIEWMNDGERDREWAKNKQRYKFMHQYYLFYAVICFFLLAVGAAVLSAGWFLNSHELIKGGAFVSGLFFILLGALARKHYKMIHSLKHKRRFW; translated from the coding sequence GTGAAATACAATACCCTATATCGGATATACAGCATCGTTTTCATGACAATGAAATTCCTCTTGCAAATATATGGATTTCAGTTTATACACCGTGTCTGGGACAGAGAAACCATCAAAAAATGGGAAAGGCTGCTGGCAGGACAAGCTAGGGAGTACCGCAAGAAGGCTTTGGAACTAGGCGGCTTGATGATAAAATTTGGTCAATTTTTAAGTATGCGAAGGGATTTACTGCCGGCTGCCTTTATAAAGGAATTAGAAGGCCTGACAGACAAAGTGAAATCAATTCCCTTTAAATATTCCCGGCAAACCCTCGAGGAGGAGTGGCAGACAAATTTGGAAGAACATCTTGCCGAACTGGACCGTTATCCAGTCGCTTCTGCCTCCATTGGAGAAGTGTACAAGGCAAGGCTGCATAATGGCAGTCCTGTGGCAGTGAAAGTAAGAAGGCACCGGGTCGAAGAAGTTTTTCATAAGGACTTTCGGGCGCTGCGTATTGTGTTTTGGCTGCTATCCCAGTTCACAGTTTATGGGAAGAAAGCAGATTTACAGAAGTTATATAAAGAAATCGTCTCCGTGATGAGCCAGGAACTGGACTTTGAACAGGAATTAAAATATGCCAACTATTTCAAAACTCGTTTCCAAAAAAATGAAAATATTCACATTCCTGAATACTATGATGATTTGTGTACAGGCCGGGTACTGGTAATGGAGTGGGTCGAGGGGGAAAAAATCGATAATATTTCTTTTATGCAAGAACACGGCATCGACCGAAAACAAGCGGCCAAGACGCTGTTTGATTTTTACATCGATCAGTTCATCAATCCAGGCCTCTTCCATGCAGATCCGCATGTCGGCAACATTCTCATTCAACAAGACGGAACGATCGCCATTCTTGATTTCGGAATGGCAGGGGAAATCCGGAAAGAAGATACAAAGCAGTTGCGGAGTGTGGTGCAGGGAGTCATCCTGGATGATTATGATCGTGTGGTTCATGCATTGCTTGAAATGGACTTCCTTTTGGAAAACCATGATACGGAAAAAATCAAAAAACTATTGAAGAAAACGCTCGATATCTACCAGGAGCAGGCAGGACAGCGGATGCAGGGCGAACTGCTGGAGCAAATCATGGAGGATCTTCAAGTACTTGTGAAAGAGCAACCGATCCAGCTCCCGGCAGATTATGCCTTTCTGGGCAGGGCTGCGTCGATCCTGCTTGGTGTGCTGCTATCGATTTACCCGGAAATGGACATCGTAAAGTGGGCGCGTCCTGTCGTAAAACAGTGGGCCTCCGGTGAGAATGGAAAAGGGTCTATTTATACAGAAGTGTTCAAAGAATCTGCCCGTCCGTTGCTGTCACTACCACGAGAACTGATTGAGTGGATGAATGATGGGGAAAGGGACCGAGAATGGGCAAAAAACAAACAGCGCTATAAGTTTATGCACCAATACTACTTATTTTACGCGGTCATCTGTTTTTTCTTACTAGCTGTCGGAGCTGCCGTCCTTTCAGCCGGGTGGTTCTTGAACTCCCATGAACTTATAAAGGGCGGCGCTTTTGTGAGTGGACTATTTTTCATTCTGTTGGGCGCATTGGCAAGGAAGCATTACAAAATGATCCACTCATTAAAACATAAGAGGAGGTTTTGGTAA